The following proteins are co-located in the Bacteroidales bacterium genome:
- a CDS encoding glycosyltransferase, protein MHVLIIASWYKKNANEINAPFIEEQARMLMHSGLKMGVFYPYFTGGFKERLKKIKTVKGHYIDNGLSTWFYGESSVVPYFRRIIYTHICHHSEKIFLEYIKENGKPDILHAHSVFMGGVVANYLSKKYNIPYVITEHASKLITEFEIQNKSDIRYVKEILKDANKVIFVSHFQANEMIKKYKLPLLQKIIIPNSLNPIFKYYPFPEKINPIIIVITGSLTINKNHQLLFEAIKSLKADGVICFLKIIGNGEEKQFLENFVKKNDLQKYISFLGTLSRQEVYNELKNSHCLISVSKFETFGINIIESLAVGRPVIATHSGGSSEIINSENGILLNSFEIDELADAIKYLMNNYNKYNQQKISEECQKKYSEKLVIDKLIENYKEAIE, encoded by the coding sequence ATGCATGTCCTTATTATTGCATCGTGGTATAAAAAAAATGCTAATGAAATAAACGCTCCGTTTATTGAAGAACAGGCGCGAATGCTGATGCATTCTGGATTAAAGATGGGTGTGTTTTATCCATATTTTACAGGCGGTTTTAAGGAAAGATTAAAAAAAATTAAAACAGTTAAAGGTCATTATATTGATAATGGTTTATCTACATGGTTTTATGGTGAAAGTTCCGTAGTTCCTTATTTTAGGAGAATAATATATACTCATATTTGTCATCATTCCGAAAAAATATTTTTAGAATATATAAAAGAAAATGGAAAGCCGGATATTCTTCATGCTCATTCCGTTTTTATGGGAGGTGTTGTTGCAAATTATTTAAGTAAAAAATATAATATCCCATATGTAATAACGGAACATGCTTCTAAATTAATAACAGAATTTGAAATTCAAAACAAATCGGATATTCGTTATGTGAAGGAAATACTGAAAGATGCAAATAAGGTGATATTTGTAAGTCATTTTCAGGCAAATGAAATGATAAAAAAATATAAATTGCCTCTACTTCAAAAAATTATTATTCCTAATTCGTTAAATCCAATATTTAAATATTATCCTTTTCCTGAAAAAATAAACCCGATAATTATTGTTATTACCGGAAGTTTAACTATTAATAAAAATCATCAATTATTATTTGAAGCCATTAAAAGTCTGAAGGCAGATGGAGTAATTTGTTTTCTTAAAATAATAGGTAATGGTGAAGAAAAACAGTTTTTAGAAAACTTTGTAAAAAAGAATGATTTGCAAAAATATATTTCATTTTTGGGAACTTTGTCACGACAGGAAGTTTATAATGAACTTAAAAATAGTCATTGTTTAATTTCGGTTAGTAAATTTGAGACCTTTGGAATAAATATAATTGAGTCCTTGGCAGTTGGTCGTCCAGTTATAGCAACTCATTCAGGTGGCTCAAGTGAAATAATAAATTCTGAAAACGGAATTCTTTTAAATTCGTTTGAAATAGATGAATTGGCTGATGCAATAAAATATTTAATGAATAATTATAATAAATATAATCAACAAAAAATTTCCGAAGAATGTCAAAAAAAATATTCTGAAAAACTAGTAATAGATAAATTGATTGAAAATTATAAAGAGGCTATTGAATGA
- a CDS encoding methyltransferase domain-containing protein, producing MLFDYKGKELGLFGKAINWKSYWSCKVKKYLGNKVLEVGAGMGNNVQFLVNEDILEYTCIEPDFELSEIIKKKIYNNELPSFCKSLNGTIQDLKEDQFFASILYFDVLEHIENDHEEIQKAALHLKPDGFLIILVPAHQYLYSPFDKQIGHYRRYNKQRLKKIIPDKWEVVEIKYMDSMGFLLSMVNHTFLKQKYPTQKQIIFWDKIVVPMSKIIDKVVFYKFGKSLLIIMKKPTI from the coding sequence ATGTTGTTCGACTACAAGGGTAAAGAGTTAGGTTTATTTGGAAAAGCCATTAATTGGAAAAGCTATTGGTCATGTAAAGTAAAAAAATACCTTGGGAATAAAGTTCTTGAAGTTGGTGCAGGGATGGGTAATAATGTTCAATTTTTGGTAAATGAAGATATTTTAGAGTATACTTGTATCGAACCAGATTTTGAATTATCAGAGATAATTAAAAAAAAAATTTATAATAATGAACTGCCATCTTTTTGTAAGTCGCTAAATGGTACAATTCAGGATTTAAAAGAAGACCAGTTCTTTGCATCAATTTTATATTTTGATGTACTTGAACATATCGAAAATGATCATGAGGAAATACAGAAAGCAGCTTTGCATTTAAAACCGGATGGTTTTTTAATTATTTTAGTCCCGGCTCATCAATACTTGTATTCTCCTTTTGATAAACAAATCGGACACTATAGGAGATATAATAAGCAAAGATTAAAAAAAATAATACCTGACAAATGGGAAGTTGTAGAAATAAAATATATGGATTCAATGGGGTTTCTTCTTTCTATGGTTAATCATACATTTTTAAAACAAAAATATCCAACACAAAAGCAAATTATTTTTTGGGACAAGATAGTAGTGCCTATGTCAAAAATTATTGATAAAGTAGTATTTTATAAATTCGGAAAATCATTGCTTATTATTATGAAGAAACCAACTATATAA
- the hisH gene encoding imidazole glycerol phosphate synthase subunit HisH, translating into MSNSNIVIIDYGMGNLYSVQYKLKKLFPDVIVSSSAEEIRNASKIILPGVGHFAVGMKNIIEKKLKDVLDYKALEEKIPVLGICLGMQLITNYSEEGNVEGLGWIPGKTIRFEKEKLSGLKIPHMGWNNITIDKNDSILNGLTNDDMFYFVHSYRVICENNEDSLCSTEYGVKFSSGISKGNIYGFQFHPEKSHDSGLKILKNFISI; encoded by the coding sequence ATGAGCAATAGTAATATTGTGATAATTGATTATGGAATGGGTAATTTATATTCGGTGCAATATAAATTGAAAAAACTTTTTCCTGATGTTATCGTAAGCTCATCAGCGGAAGAAATTCGTAATGCTTCAAAAATAATATTACCCGGAGTTGGTCATTTTGCTGTTGGCATGAAAAATATTATTGAAAAGAAATTAAAAGATGTTTTGGATTATAAAGCACTCGAAGAAAAAATTCCGGTTCTTGGAATATGCCTTGGCATGCAGCTTATAACGAATTATAGTGAAGAAGGAAACGTCGAGGGTTTAGGTTGGATTCCCGGAAAAACCATTCGATTTGAAAAAGAAAAATTAAGCGGATTAAAAATTCCACATATGGGATGGAATAATATTACAATTGATAAAAATGACTCTATTTTAAATGGCTTAACGAATGACGATATGTTTTATTTTGTTCATTCCTATCGTGTAATATGCGAAAATAATGAGGATTCATTATGTTCAACAGAATATGGAGTTAAATTTTCTTCCGGAATTTCGAAAGGAAATATTTACGGATTTCAGTTTCATCCTGAAAAAAGTCACGACAGCGGATTAAAAATTTTAAAAAATTTTATAAGCATTTAA
- a CDS encoding class I SAM-dependent methyltransferase → MKYSFLNIDKCSFCGSSEFKILGRRLNTSQGKNPRKKTGITTTIVRCVCCGLIFPNPFPIPENISDHYNISPEEYWPNEYFTIPDNHLKNYIEWMNNIRKFDSDSKILDIGAGIGKNMIALKRYGYDAYGIEPSLPFYDRAISKMGIDPDKLQLVSIENCIFQDNMFDAIFFSAVLEHLYNPAEILKKIINWVKPNGLVFIESPSASWLINKLVNKYYKIRGSDYVTNLSPMHPPYHLYEFTKKAFELHAEMNNYEVVDCRYFVCQTYAPKIFDKILKKYMKMTNTGMELAIWLRKK, encoded by the coding sequence ATGAAATATAGTTTTTTAAATATTGATAAGTGTTCTTTTTGTGGTTCATCTGAATTTAAAATACTTGGCAGAAGATTAAATACTTCACAAGGGAAAAATCCTAGAAAAAAAACAGGTATTACAACTACTATTGTTAGATGTGTGTGTTGCGGATTGATTTTTCCGAATCCATTTCCTATACCTGAGAATATCAGTGATCATTATAATATTTCACCAGAAGAGTATTGGCCAAATGAATATTTTACTATTCCTGATAATCATTTGAAAAATTATATTGAATGGATGAATAATATTCGAAAATTCGATAGTGATTCGAAAATTTTAGATATAGGTGCAGGAATAGGAAAAAATATGATTGCACTTAAGAGATATGGATATGATGCGTACGGAATAGAACCATCCCTGCCATTTTATGACAGAGCAATTTCAAAAATGGGTATTGATCCTGATAAATTGCAACTGGTTTCAATTGAAAATTGTATTTTTCAAGATAATATGTTTGATGCAATATTTTTTTCAGCTGTATTAGAACATTTGTATAATCCAGCTGAGATATTAAAAAAAATTATAAATTGGGTGAAACCAAATGGTTTGGTTTTTATTGAATCCCCAAGCGCTTCATGGCTTATAAATAAATTAGTAAATAAATATTATAAAATAAGGGGAAGTGATTATGTAACTAATTTAAGTCCAATGCATCCGCCTTATCATTTATATGAGTTCACAAAAAAAGCATTTGAGCTTCATGCAGAAATGAATAATTATGAAGTGGTTGATTGTCGTTATTTTGTATGCCAGACCTATGCCCCTAAAATATTTGATAAAATTCTTAAGAAGTATATGAAAATGACAAATACAGGAATGGAGCTTGCAATATGGTTAAGAAAGAAATAA
- a CDS encoding glycosyltransferase family 2 protein: MQNAFFSIILPTYNRSNFLGKAIESVLSQTFSNWELLIVDDGSTDNTKEVVDYFKDSRIQYFFQQNAERSAARNKGISNAKGNYISFLDSDDYMLPDFLEKLAKEIALKNNPIAIFFSRVMVENQGLFKIQFDIFPETDSIIKYILSEFKVIQVSQAIIHRKIFENNLFDERFYLWEDTHLYLRLIAQYPYFNCNVNGVILVQHPNSTVVKGMNVVKKKDVEQYIFAVKDLRDNYWYLFEKYIQKKYFRNYINAKLNMYLYQARINKQFGLAVYILCKLLLNKVDLKNIIIALKLFIHFTISFFRK, encoded by the coding sequence ATGCAAAATGCATTTTTTAGTATAATATTACCTACGTACAACAGATCAAATTTCCTTGGAAAGGCAATTGAAAGTGTATTATCTCAAACATTTTCAAATTGGGAATTGTTAATAGTAGATGATGGTTCGACCGATAATACAAAAGAAGTTGTTGATTATTTTAAAGATTCTCGCATTCAATATTTTTTTCAGCAAAATGCCGAACGTAGTGCAGCTAGGAATAAAGGAATAAGTAATGCAAAAGGAAATTATATTAGTTTTTTAGATAGCGATGATTACATGCTACCCGATTTTTTAGAAAAACTTGCAAAAGAAATTGCTTTAAAGAATAATCCAATTGCGATATTTTTTTCAAGGGTGATGGTTGAAAATCAAGGGCTGTTTAAAATTCAATTTGATATATTTCCCGAAACCGATTCTATTATTAAATATATTCTTTCAGAATTTAAAGTCATACAGGTTTCACAGGCAATTATCCACAGAAAAATTTTTGAAAATAATCTTTTTGATGAACGATTTTATTTATGGGAAGATACCCATTTATATTTAAGATTAATTGCTCAATATCCCTATTTTAATTGCAATGTAAACGGAGTAATTTTGGTTCAGCATCCAAATTCCACGGTGGTTAAAGGAATGAACGTGGTAAAAAAGAAAGATGTGGAACAATATATTTTTGCTGTAAAAGATTTACGCGATAACTATTGGTACTTGTTTGAAAAATATATTCAAAAAAAATATTTTAGAAATTATATAAATGCAAAGTTGAATATGTACTTGTATCAGGCACGTATTAATAAGCAATTCGGGCTTGCCGTTTACATTTTATGTAAACTTTTATTAAATAAAGTCGATTTGAAAAATATAATCATAGCATTAAAATTATTTATTCATTTTACTATATCTTTCTTTAGAAAATAA
- the asnB gene encoding asparagine synthase (glutamine-hydrolyzing): MCGICGFYSNSGVFSRDELGEMTTALSHRGPDAEGFYFSDFIGLGHRRLSIIDLSTSANQPMHSHNGRYVMIYNGEVYNFKEIEKEFSSDMYRNQNSEFRLKTTSDTEIILEAFSLWGADFVNKLNGMFAIAIYDKEEKSLHFFRDRIGIKPLYYYWDGNNFAFASELKALIKLNFINKNISINPVAINEYLHLGYIPEPHSIYKNIYKFPSGSYGKLTNKGFEINKYWDIDNKISEKYISDENEAKEILKELLVSSVKYRMISDVPFGTFLSGGIDSSLVTAIAQSISSEPVKTFNIRFDDSKFDESPYAKAIAAYLGTNHHEYTLTEKDALELIPKLPEIYDEPFADSSAIPTLLVSKMAKQNVTMTLSGDGGDELFMGYGAYRWAERLDNSIMQTFRSPIQKTLSLLNNRYKRASQLFENVNKENICSHIFSQEQYLFSRSEIKKILQPDFYHEFKLDEKPELSRHLSASEKQSLFDLKYYLKDDLLVKVDRASMHYSLETRVPLLDYRIVEFAYNLHPSLRMKGITTKYLLKKVLYDYIPEKYFNRPKRGFAVPLQKWMKNELKQFVVENTSENKISKSGILNYKEIEKLKKGFYFDGNDYLYNRLWEILTLH; the protein is encoded by the coding sequence ATGTGCGGAATCTGCGGTTTTTACTCAAATTCAGGAGTTTTTTCAAGAGATGAACTTGGAGAAATGACTACCGCTTTATCGCACAGGGGACCTGATGCAGAAGGATTTTATTTTTCTGATTTCATTGGATTAGGTCATCGCAGGCTTAGTATCATCGACCTTTCAACATCAGCCAACCAGCCTATGCATTCGCATAACGGCCGATATGTGATGATTTATAATGGGGAAGTGTATAATTTTAAAGAAATTGAAAAAGAATTCAGTTCCGATATGTATCGGAATCAGAATTCAGAATTCAGATTGAAAACTACATCGGATACAGAAATTATCCTGGAAGCATTTTCCTTGTGGGGCGCTGATTTTGTGAACAAGCTAAACGGAATGTTTGCCATTGCAATTTATGATAAAGAAGAAAAATCACTGCATTTTTTCCGCGACAGGATTGGAATTAAACCTTTGTATTACTACTGGGACGGGAACAATTTCGCTTTTGCTTCGGAATTGAAAGCATTAATAAAACTGAATTTTATCAATAAAAATATTTCTATAAATCCAGTTGCCATCAACGAATACCTGCACCTCGGTTACATACCCGAACCGCATTCCATTTATAAAAATATTTACAAGTTTCCTTCGGGTTCTTACGGAAAGCTTACCAATAAAGGCTTTGAGATAAATAAATATTGGGATATTGATAATAAAATTTCAGAAAAATATATTTCTGATGAAAATGAAGCAAAAGAAATTTTAAAAGAACTTCTTGTTTCTTCAGTGAAATACCGCATGATAAGTGATGTTCCGTTCGGAACATTTTTAAGCGGCGGAATTGATTCAAGTCTGGTTACAGCAATTGCACAATCTATAAGTTCCGAACCGGTTAAGACTTTCAATATTCGTTTTGATGATTCAAAGTTTGATGAAAGTCCTTATGCAAAAGCAATAGCCGCTTACCTAGGCACAAATCATCACGAATATACCTTAACTGAAAAAGATGCGTTAGAGCTTATTCCAAAATTACCTGAAATTTATGATGAACCTTTCGCCGATTCATCAGCTATCCCGACTTTGCTTGTTTCAAAAATGGCAAAACAAAATGTTACCATGACTTTATCGGGCGATGGTGGCGATGAATTGTTCATGGGATATGGCGCATACCGATGGGCTGAACGACTTGACAATTCGATTATGCAAACATTTCGTTCGCCAATTCAAAAAACATTATCATTATTAAATAACCGCTATAAAAGGGCTTCGCAACTTTTTGAAAATGTAAATAAAGAAAATATTTGCAGTCATATTTTTTCGCAGGAACAATATTTATTTTCGCGTTCCGAAATAAAAAAAATACTTCAGCCTGACTTCTATCATGAATTTAAACTCGACGAAAAACCAGAGTTATCAAGGCATTTATCTGCTTCCGAAAAACAATCGCTTTTCGATTTGAAATATTATTTAAAAGACGATTTGTTGGTAAAAGTCGACCGCGCCAGCATGCATTATTCACTTGAGACACGCGTTCCACTTTTAGATTACAGGATTGTAGAGTTTGCATATAACCTTCATCCTTCTTTAAGAATGAAAGGAATTACAACTAAATATTTATTAAAAAAAGTTTTGTACGATTATATTCCTGAAAAATATTTTAACCGTCCAAAACGAGGATTTGCAGTGCCTTTACAAAAATGGATGAAGAATGAATTAAAGCAATTTGTTGTAGAAAACACTTCTGAAAATAAAATTTCAAAATCAGGAATTTTAAATTATAAAGAAATTGAAAAATTGAAGAAGGGATTTTATTTTGATGGAAATGATTATTTGTATAATAGATTGTGGGAAATATTAACGCTACATTGA
- a CDS encoding glycosyltransferase family 4 protein, whose protein sequence is MKILYISYDGMTDPLGQSQVIPYLSGLTVKGYEILLISCEKKSKETKEYSDIKNDLALKNIKWFPLRYTSKPPVLSTVFDIWKINRLAKKIIRNYKIDAIHCRSYIAALTGLKMKNKFGTKFIFDMRGFFADERVDGNLWNIKNPLYKQVYNYFKKKEKLFFTHADYIISLTKSAKEEILKWKLSSGPLKIKVIPCCADLKLFNKKNIDDNKKNKWFEKFKIQKADFIISYLGSIGTWYLLDEMLDFFKVLSNKKESAKFLFITHENPENILEKAKQRKISTDKIIIQKANRYEVPELLALSNISMFFIKPVFSKKASSPTKMGEIMGMGIPLICNGNVGDVDLIMNETKSGIVIDSFNETEYNKAINEIDNVLKISPEIICAYAEKYFSLEKGIEKYDEVYKSLMTIENEQ, encoded by the coding sequence GTGAAAATCCTTTATATTTCATATGACGGAATGACCGACCCACTGGGGCAATCGCAGGTTATTCCTTATTTGTCGGGATTGACGGTCAAGGGCTATGAAATACTTTTAATCAGTTGCGAAAAAAAATCGAAGGAAACGAAAGAATATTCGGATATCAAAAATGATTTAGCATTAAAAAATATTAAATGGTTTCCGTTACGCTATACTTCTAAACCGCCTGTATTATCAACGGTTTTTGATATTTGGAAAATAAATCGTCTTGCGAAAAAAATAATCAGGAATTATAAGATTGATGCAATCCATTGTCGCAGTTATATTGCCGCGCTCACCGGTTTGAAAATGAAAAATAAATTCGGAACAAAATTTATTTTTGATATGCGCGGATTTTTTGCTGATGAACGAGTTGACGGTAATTTATGGAATATTAAGAACCCTTTATACAAGCAGGTTTACAATTATTTTAAAAAGAAAGAAAAACTTTTTTTTACTCATGCTGATTATATCATAAGTCTTACAAAAAGCGCAAAAGAAGAAATATTAAAATGGAAATTATCATCGGGGCCATTAAAAATAAAGGTCATTCCTTGTTGTGCCGATTTGAAATTATTCAATAAAAAAAATATTGATGACAATAAAAAAAATAAATGGTTTGAGAAATTCAAAATACAAAAAGCCGATTTTATTATTTCATATTTGGGTTCAATAGGTACTTGGTATTTGCTTGATGAAATGCTTGATTTCTTTAAGGTTTTGAGTAATAAAAAGGAAAGTGCAAAATTTCTTTTTATCACGCATGAAAATCCTGAAAACATTTTAGAGAAAGCAAAACAAAGAAAAATTTCTACAGATAAAATAATTATTCAAAAAGCAAATCGATATGAAGTGCCCGAATTACTTGCGTTATCAAATATTTCGATGTTTTTTATTAAGCCGGTATTCTCAAAAAAAGCTTCTTCGCCTACCAAGATGGGAGAAATAATGGGCATGGGAATTCCTTTAATTTGCAATGGAAATGTGGGTGATGTTGATTTAATTATGAATGAAACAAAGTCTGGAATTGTTATAGATTCATTTAATGAAACGGAATACAATAAAGCGATTAATGAGATAGATAATGTTTTAAAAATTTCTCCTGAAATTATTTGCGCTTATGCTGAAAAATATTTTTCTTTGGAAAAAGGAATTGAGAAATATGATGAAGTCTATAAATCTTTAATGACTATAGAAAATGAGCAATAG
- a CDS encoding AglZ/HisF2 family acetamidino modification protein, whose protein sequence is MFRPRVIPCLLLRNNGLVKSVKFKDYTYVGDPLNAVKIFNEKKADELVFLDITATKEKRCINLNLVKNIGEECNMPFAVGGGISSVEQIRELLKAGAEKVCINSYAYHDLNFIKKASDEFGSSTIVVSIDVKKNIFGKQQVYINAGTKSTGANPVDYAQQVAEKGAGEIIINSVDCDGAMTGYDTALIKKVADAVDVPVVALGGAGSLNDLKKAVTEGNASAVAAGSLFVFHGSRRAVLINFPTQKELVTLFE, encoded by the coding sequence ATGTTTCGTCCCAGAGTAATTCCTTGTCTTTTACTGAGAAATAACGGGTTGGTAAAATCCGTTAAATTCAAAGATTACACCTATGTTGGCGACCCGTTAAATGCTGTGAAAATATTTAATGAGAAAAAAGCTGATGAACTGGTATTTCTTGATATTACTGCAACCAAAGAGAAGCGTTGCATTAATTTAAATCTTGTAAAAAATATTGGTGAAGAATGTAATATGCCTTTCGCTGTTGGTGGCGGTATTTCCAGTGTTGAGCAAATCCGTGAGCTTTTAAAAGCAGGAGCTGAAAAAGTTTGCATTAACAGCTATGCATATCATGATTTGAATTTTATTAAAAAAGCTTCTGATGAATTTGGCAGTTCAACAATTGTTGTTTCTATTGATGTAAAGAAAAATATTTTTGGTAAGCAACAGGTTTATATAAATGCCGGAACTAAATCAACTGGCGCCAATCCTGTAGATTATGCCCAACAGGTAGCTGAAAAAGGTGCAGGCGAAATCATTATTAATTCTGTTGATTGCGATGGGGCAATGACAGGATATGATACTGCACTGATAAAAAAAGTTGCCGACGCTGTTGATGTACCTGTTGTTGCATTAGGTGGTGCCGGTTCACTTAATGATTTGAAAAAAGCAGTTACAGAAGGAAATGCTTCGGCAGTGGCAGCCGGAAGTTTATTTGTATTTCATGGAAGCAGGAGGGCTGTGCTGATTAATTTTCCTACACAGAAAGAACTTGTAACGTTATTTGAGTAA
- a CDS encoding N-acetyl sugar amidotransferase — translation MKKVLILSYDFPPYVSVGGLRPYNWYKYFLEYNVYPIIVTRQWENKYGNFLDYISASETNQVSIEKTNFGIIIKTPYTPNLSNRLMLKYKESKYTFLRRLISAYFEFAQYIFLVGPKVQLYFAAKNYLKKNNVDLIIATGEPYILFRYASKLNKKFKIPWIADYRDPWSQDRNRSENQVARFWYIFFEKLYLRNTIAVSTVSLFFKKHISKLVPGKTFYILPNGYNQEAIDKVNLIPQSNKKLSIAFVGSIYKWHPLESFLGVCAEFIKENKNARFQINFYGINNETEVENLINTKFKELNSIVKIFPKIPNEELVKRLAEENVFLLFNYFSYMGTKIYDYLALKRKILLCYSDDEEGNILKEKFYNLPAIGNANEHVQEDLIRDTNSGIIIKDKYHLKKVLSELYSEFELKGFVECNSVGIEQFSRKIQVQKFAEIINNILSEKKTVYQQCTRCVMDTSDLDITFDENGYCNHCTDYFEKTAKLIYQGKSSDLKLEKLVKDIHKTGEKNKYDCVIGISGGVDSIYTAYLAKNLGLRPLAVHFDNGWNSELAVYNIEKTLKKLDIDLNTIVVDWEEFRDLQLAFLKASVPEAETPTDIAILAALHEVADKNKIKYIFSGGNFATEGILPKSWHYNAKDIKYIKAIQKRFGTVKLKKIPTFGFQKEMYYKIIKGIKIIYPLNYVPYNKSEAIKILENELNWQNYGGKHHESLYTKFVQSYILPEKFGIDYRLATFSTQICSGHITRDYALNELKESPYNSQIVEEEKKYICKKFSISLEEFDDIMKLKPKSYKDYPNDKRKLEFIYKVYRKVNK, via the coding sequence ATGAAGAAAGTTTTAATCCTATCTTACGATTTTCCTCCATATGTTTCGGTTGGGGGATTAAGGCCATATAACTGGTATAAATATTTTCTGGAATATAATGTTTATCCGATAATAGTTACACGACAATGGGAGAATAAATATGGAAATTTTTTAGATTATATTTCAGCAAGTGAAACAAACCAGGTAAGTATTGAAAAAACAAATTTTGGTATCATCATTAAAACTCCATATACTCCGAACTTATCAAATAGATTGATGTTAAAGTATAAAGAGTCAAAATACACCTTTTTGCGTCGTTTAATTTCTGCCTATTTTGAATTTGCACAATATATCTTTCTTGTAGGTCCTAAAGTTCAATTATATTTTGCGGCCAAAAATTATTTAAAGAAAAATAATGTAGACTTAATTATAGCTACAGGCGAGCCTTATATTTTATTTAGGTATGCTTCTAAATTAAATAAAAAATTTAAAATTCCCTGGATTGCTGATTACAGGGATCCCTGGAGCCAGGATAGAAACAGAAGCGAAAATCAGGTTGCAAGATTTTGGTATATTTTTTTCGAAAAATTATATTTAAGAAATACAATCGCTGTATCTACAGTTTCCTTATTTTTTAAGAAACATATTTCAAAATTAGTTCCAGGTAAAACATTTTATATACTCCCTAATGGATATAACCAGGAAGCGATAGATAAAGTTAATTTAATTCCTCAATCAAATAAAAAACTAAGCATTGCTTTTGTAGGATCAATATACAAATGGCATCCGCTTGAAAGTTTCCTAGGTGTATGTGCCGAATTTATTAAGGAAAACAAAAATGCAAGATTCCAAATAAATTTCTATGGAATAAATAATGAAACGGAAGTAGAAAATTTAATTAATACAAAATTCAAAGAGTTAAATTCCATTGTTAAAATATTTCCCAAGATTCCTAATGAAGAATTAGTAAAAAGATTAGCTGAAGAAAATGTATTCTTGTTGTTTAATTATTTTTCATATATGGGCACCAAAATATACGATTATCTTGCCCTTAAACGAAAAATTCTGCTTTGTTATAGCGATGATGAAGAAGGAAATATCTTAAAAGAAAAATTTTATAATCTTCCTGCCATTGGAAATGCTAATGAACATGTGCAGGAAGACCTGATAAGGGATACAAATTCTGGAATTATAATTAAAGATAAATACCATCTTAAAAAAGTTTTGTCAGAGTTATATAGTGAATTTGAATTAAAAGGCTTCGTTGAATGTAATTCAGTAGGGATAGAACAATTTTCGCGTAAGATTCAGGTTCAGAAATTTGCTGAAATAATAAATAATATCCTAAGCGAAAAGAAAACAGTTTACCAGCAATGCACCCGTTGTGTAATGGATACATCCGACCTTGATATAACTTTTGATGAAAATGGATACTGTAATCATTGTACCGATTATTTTGAAAAAACGGCAAAACTAATTTATCAGGGTAAATCAAGCGATTTAAAACTTGAAAAATTAGTTAAAGATATTCATAAAACGGGCGAGAAAAATAAATACGATTGTGTTATTGGAATTAGCGGAGGTGTTGATAGTATATACACGGCTTATCTTGCAAAGAATTTGGGATTAAGGCCGCTTGCAGTTCATTTTGATAATGGATGGAATTCAGAATTAGCAGTTTATAATATTGAAAAAACGTTAAAAAAGTTAGATATTGATTTAAATACAATAGTTGTTGATTGGGAAGAATTTCGTGATTTACAACTTGCATTTTTAAAAGCATCGGTGCCCGAAGCCGAAACGCCTACTGATATTGCAATTCTTGCAGCATTGCATGAAGTTGCTGATAAGAATAAAATCAAATATATTTTTAGTGGAGGAAATTTTGCAACTGAAGGCATTTTGCCAAAAAGCTGGCATTATAATGCTAAGGATATAAAATACATTAAAGCTATTCAAAAAAGATTTGGAACTGTCAAATTAAAAAAAATCCCAACATTTGGTTTTCAGAAGGAAATGTATTATAAAATTATTAAAGGCATAAAGATTATTTATCCTTTGAATTATGTTCCTTACAATAAATCGGAAGCAATTAAAATTCTTGAAAATGAATTAAACTGGCAAAACTATGGTGGCAAACATCACGAGTCGCTTTATACAAAATTTGTGCAGTCGTATATATTACCTGAAAAATTTGGTATAGATTATCGTCTTGCTACTTTCTCGACCCAGATTTGTTCGGGTCATATAACAAGAGATTATGCCTTGAATGAATTGAAAGAAAGTCCCTATAATTCACAGATTGTTGAAGAAGAAAAGAAATATATTTGTAAGAAATTTAGTATTTCTTTAGAAGAATTTGATGATATAATGAAACTGAAACCTAAATCATATAAAGATTACCCTAACGACAAACGGAAATTGGAATTTATATATAAAGTTTACAGAAAAGTGAACAAGTAA